The following are from one region of the Patescibacteria group bacterium genome:
- a CDS encoding DUF378 domain-containing protein, which translates to MKKMSVLDWIAMVLLIIGGLNWGLVGVAKFDLVGAIFKGTNEIGSDATIAKIVYILVGLSALYMLIMAFAKKDAAAQPMQPMQK; encoded by the coding sequence ATGAAAAAAATGTCCGTCCTCGACTGGATCGCTATGGTTCTCCTCATCATTGGTGGCCTAAATTGGGGCTTGGTTGGCGTTGCAAAATTTGATCTCGTGGGTGCAATTTTTAAGGGTACCAATGAAATTGGAAGCGATGCGACCATAGCGAAAATTGTCTACATTTTGGTTGGCCTCAGCGCACTGTACATGCTCATTATGGCCTTTGCCAAGAAAGACGCAGCGGCACAGCCGATGCAGCCTATGCAGAAGTAA
- the typA gene encoding translational GTPase TypA — MPLRNVAIIAHVDHGKTTLVDALLKQTHSVNKATEGGSLIMDSMDLERERGITIKAKNASVVYHDTTINIVDTPGHADFGGEVERTLRMVDGVLLLIDAKEGPMPQTKFVLRKALELGHRAIVVINKIDRKDAQVEHVVNRTFDLFVELGATHEQLEFPIVYTAAVHGQATLDMAVPGVDMQPLFETILKTVSEPKGDPNAPLQILTLSIAYDNYKGRMGIGKVTAGTITRAEEVALARLDKTLTKAKATDLLVYHGLDRVSVPSATVGDIVAVAGFDDIRIGETVTSAVNPSPLPPVAIDEPTIQMTFGVNNSPFAGKEGKFVTSRHLQARLAKELETNVALRVEVTSGSDQFLVSGRGELHLSVLIETMRREGFELQIAQPRVITKEVNGVIHEPWEELTIDVPEANQGDVIAEVGKRRAELTHLEVTPNGEAHLEYQIPTRGLIGLKNVLLTATRGTVIMHHLVEGYRPAAGDMNPFPHGSLIATEAGEANAYGLEAAQGRGVLFINPATPVYQGMVVGQNSRDEDIEVNICKSKRLSNMRASGADEAIQLAPARLLTLEAALEYIGGDELVEVTPKSVRVRKRLLDPNDRKRAGRSGR; from the coding sequence ATGCCCCTCCGCAATGTTGCCATTATCGCTCACGTTGACCACGGGAAAACCACCCTGGTTGATGCTCTGCTGAAGCAAACCCACTCTGTGAACAAAGCTACAGAAGGCGGGAGCTTGATCATGGACTCCATGGATTTGGAGCGGGAACGCGGCATTACCATCAAGGCCAAGAACGCTAGCGTGGTGTACCACGATACAACGATAAACATTGTGGACACGCCTGGCCACGCCGACTTTGGCGGGGAAGTGGAACGAACCCTGCGCATGGTGGACGGTGTGCTGCTGCTGATTGACGCGAAAGAAGGCCCCATGCCCCAAACCAAGTTCGTCCTCCGGAAAGCTCTGGAACTGGGCCACCGCGCCATTGTGGTCATCAACAAAATTGACCGAAAGGACGCGCAAGTGGAGCATGTCGTGAACCGGACATTTGATTTATTCGTTGAGCTGGGCGCCACGCACGAGCAGCTGGAATTTCCCATTGTCTACACCGCTGCCGTCCACGGGCAGGCTACCTTGGACATGGCCGTCCCCGGCGTGGACATGCAACCGCTTTTTGAAACTATTCTCAAAACCGTCTCCGAGCCAAAAGGCGACCCCAACGCCCCCCTGCAAATCCTCACCCTGTCCATTGCGTACGATAATTACAAAGGCCGCATGGGCATTGGCAAAGTGACGGCCGGCACCATTACCCGCGCTGAAGAAGTTGCTCTTGCTCGTCTAGATAAAACCTTAACCAAAGCGAAAGCTACGGATCTCCTGGTCTACCACGGGCTTGACCGGGTGAGCGTTCCCTCTGCAACTGTTGGTGATATTGTTGCCGTGGCAGGTTTTGATGACATCCGGATTGGTGAAACCGTCACCAGCGCCGTTAACCCCAGCCCCTTGCCACCGGTGGCGATTGATGAACCCACCATTCAAATGACCTTTGGGGTGAACAACAGTCCCTTTGCCGGCAAGGAAGGAAAGTTTGTGACCTCCCGCCACCTGCAAGCGCGGCTGGCCAAAGAGCTGGAAACGAACGTTGCACTTCGCGTAGAAGTGACCAGTGGTTCAGACCAATTCCTGGTTTCGGGTCGCGGCGAGCTCCACCTAAGCGTGCTCATTGAAACCATGCGGCGCGAAGGCTTTGAATTGCAAATTGCACAGCCACGCGTCATTACCAAAGAGGTGAACGGCGTCATCCACGAACCCTGGGAAGAGCTAACCATTGATGTGCCCGAAGCAAACCAGGGCGACGTGATTGCCGAAGTGGGAAAGCGCCGTGCCGAGCTCACGCACTTGGAAGTAACACCCAATGGCGAGGCGCACCTGGAGTACCAAATTCCCACCCGTGGACTGATTGGCCTGAAGAACGTACTGCTCACGGCCACCCGCGGCACAGTCATCATGCACCACCTGGTGGAAGGCTACCGCCCAGCCGCCGGAGATATGAACCCGTTCCCGCATGGCTCCCTGATTGCCACCGAAGCCGGGGAAGCAAATGCCTACGGTTTGGAAGCTGCCCAGGGTCGTGGCGTGCTCTTCATTAACCCGGCCACCCCGGTGTACCAGGGTATGGTCGTGGGTCAAAACAGCCGGGATGAGGATATTGAAGTGAACATTTGCAAGTCCAAGCGCCTGTCCAACATGCGCGCCTCGGGCGCCGATGAAGCAATTCAGCTGGCACCCGCCCGTCTCCTCACCTTAGAGGCTGCGCTGGAGTACATTGGCGGTGATGAACTGGTCGAAGTTACACCCAAGAGTGTCCGCGTGCGCAAACGCTTGCTGGATCCGAATGATCGCAAGCGCGCTGGCCGCAGCGGTCGCTAA
- a CDS encoding response regulator, which yields MPHVLIFEDDQLLQPMYQQKFSRAKFVVTVKSDATDAVAVAEKVKPDIILMDLIMPKVDGFDATRALMSDRRTSAIPVLIVSNLSDPATIQKALWYGAKDIVVKADLTPEQLVQKTRDVLAGKPSEHVLNPQLIEVLHIDAQGRPQTTS from the coding sequence ATGCCACACGTCCTGATTTTTGAAGACGATCAGCTGCTCCAGCCAATGTACCAACAAAAATTCTCTCGAGCGAAATTTGTGGTTACCGTGAAGTCTGACGCCACCGATGCTGTGGCAGTCGCAGAGAAGGTGAAGCCAGACATCATTCTCATGGACCTCATCATGCCAAAAGTTGATGGTTTCGATGCGACCCGCGCGCTCATGTCCGACCGACGGACGAGCGCCATTCCCGTTCTCATCGTCTCCAACCTCAGCGATCCTGCGACCATTCAAAAGGCGCTTTGGTATGGCGCCAAAGACATTGTCGTGAAAGCTGATTTAACACCCGAACAACTGGTGCAAAAAACCCGGGACGTGCTCGCCGGAAAACCCTCGGAACACGTCCTCAATCCCCAACTTATTGAAGTTTTACACATTGACGCCCAGGGCCGTCCACAAACGACCTCGTAA
- a CDS encoding plastocyanin/azurin family copper-binding protein: MSKRSLMTILPLALAVVLVTAACSKQASTNTAVTNSANVNTAVANTNLSNLDNANANTAATNTTVTTATESVNMQNFAFSPQTISVKKGTKVTWTNNDSVTHIIAGDKNEFASSRIAPGQTFSFTFNAVGSFPYHCDIHPTMMMGTVTVTN; the protein is encoded by the coding sequence ATGTCCAAGCGCAGTTTGATGACTATTCTTCCCTTGGCTCTTGCTGTTGTGCTGGTTACCGCTGCCTGCAGTAAGCAGGCCAGTACCAATACTGCAGTGACGAATTCGGCAAACGTGAATACTGCTGTCGCAAACACGAACCTGTCAAACCTGGACAACGCAAATGCCAATACAGCTGCAACGAACACTACCGTCACCACTGCAACCGAAAGCGTGAACATGCAGAACTTCGCCTTCAGCCCGCAAACCATCTCCGTGAAAAAAGGCACGAAAGTAACCTGGACCAACAATGACAGTGTGACCCATATCATTGCCGGGGATAAAAATGAATTTGCCAGCAGCCGCATTGCACCTGGGCAAACCTTCTCCTTCACGTTCAACGCCGTCGGCAGCTTCCCCTACCACTGTGACATCCACCCGACCATGATGATGGGCACGGTGACGGTAACGAACTAA
- a CDS encoding quinone-dependent dihydroorotate dehydrogenase, with product MLYRHVLRPILYRFSPDTIHPIVATGSEFAARTPILGHALRHILQVQHPALQTTVDGVLYQNPIGLSAGFDKDGHNLHFAQTFGFGFSEVGSITGRPYTGNPKPWARRMVRNESLVVNYGLRSQGVERVAQRLERTRVEMPFGVSIAKSNQPDCIGQAAIADYVLSYVRLRAIGAYTTINLSCPNTPDGTPFSNPQALEPLLQALHKARQNGNIRKPTYLKISPDTNENDLQAIVDLARKYEMQGLVIGNLLKDKAKARTLLDFPADHNPDWPGGLSGKPVRNLSTETIRRAYALAQGKLTLIGTGGIFTGDHAYEKIRAGANLVQLITGFIFGGPATIQHVNKRLLALLQRDGFSNVSQAVGADHR from the coding sequence ATGCTCTACCGTCACGTCCTCCGACCCATCCTCTACCGTTTCTCACCAGACACCATTCACCCAATCGTAGCAACCGGCAGTGAATTTGCCGCACGCACGCCAATCCTTGGGCATGCGCTTCGTCACATTCTCCAGGTGCAGCATCCGGCCCTACAGACAACCGTGGATGGCGTGCTATACCAAAACCCCATTGGCCTATCCGCGGGTTTTGATAAGGACGGTCACAACCTCCATTTTGCGCAAACCTTTGGTTTTGGCTTTTCAGAAGTTGGCTCCATTACCGGTCGGCCCTACACCGGCAACCCCAAACCCTGGGCCAGGCGCATGGTGCGCAACGAATCCCTGGTGGTGAACTATGGTTTACGGAGCCAGGGGGTGGAACGCGTTGCTCAGCGACTGGAACGCACACGCGTGGAAATGCCCTTTGGCGTTTCCATTGCAAAGTCAAATCAACCGGACTGCATAGGCCAAGCAGCAATTGCGGATTACGTCCTTTCCTACGTTCGGCTGAGGGCAATAGGAGCCTACACCACAATAAACTTAAGTTGCCCAAATACTCCTGATGGCACCCCATTCAGCAATCCCCAAGCCCTTGAACCATTGCTCCAGGCACTGCACAAAGCTCGACAAAATGGCAATATTCGTAAACCAACCTACCTGAAGATCAGCCCAGATACGAATGAGAACGACCTTCAAGCAATTGTAGATCTGGCACGCAAGTACGAGATGCAAGGGTTGGTCATTGGCAATCTTCTCAAGGACAAAGCCAAAGCCCGAACGCTCCTAGATTTTCCAGCAGACCATAATCCAGACTGGCCAGGTGGGTTATCGGGCAAACCTGTTCGCAACCTCTCCACAGAAACGATACGACGGGCATACGCTCTCGCGCAGGGGAAACTGACTTTGATTGGTACAGGCGGCATTTTTACCGGTGACCATGCCTACGAAAAAATCCGCGCTGGCGCAAATCTGGTACAGCTCATTACCGGTTTCATCTTTGGGGGTCCAGCCACCATTCAGCACGTCAACAAGCGTCTCCTGGCACTTTTGCAACGGGATGGATTCTCCAATGTGAGCCAGGCTGTTGGCGCAGACCATCGGTAA
- a CDS encoding O-antigen ligase family protein, whose product MSDWFLLGFIVLSLTAGAVAWWRPQAGALLLVLALPAYQVRGSIFHLPTTLLEGMLLLAVAGAVLHWWSGRSPWPRIPSTWLVFAGLWLGVGVVGVLAAPDHWQALGLWRAYFLEPLLTIPLWWSVASSEVWRIRLLNLVAVQLVVIGSIAVLQRLGWVWSPSPWIEESPARVTSWFAYPNAAALYVAPLTAYLFGAAIRLRERISVVHSSLWITAALFGFFTCFLVYSRGALFALGVGIVLTSFWAAHRKRWWTVIALVIVVGLLLPATRQVVTKVLTKQDTSTDVRSVLWQGTWRVVRAEPISGAGLGGFPVAYQKYKLPQHIEFLQYPHNALLNVWTELGILGVVASCIGVFGLGVALFRGLRRRDPWAVPALIAWSVLLIHGMIDVPYFKNDLAVLAVLLAALTVCAPTGENKNVVRH is encoded by the coding sequence ATGTCTGATTGGTTCCTTCTGGGATTCATTGTGCTGAGCCTGACTGCAGGCGCGGTTGCTTGGTGGCGACCACAAGCTGGTGCACTCCTGCTAGTGCTCGCCTTGCCAGCGTACCAAGTTCGGGGAAGCATCTTCCACCTACCAACAACCTTGCTTGAGGGTATGCTTTTGCTTGCAGTTGCTGGTGCAGTGCTGCACTGGTGGTCTGGCCGGTCGCCCTGGCCGCGGATACCTAGCACCTGGTTGGTTTTTGCCGGTTTGTGGCTGGGCGTTGGGGTGGTGGGAGTGCTGGCCGCCCCAGATCACTGGCAGGCATTGGGGTTGTGGCGGGCGTACTTTCTGGAACCACTACTGACCATCCCCCTCTGGTGGTCGGTTGCTTCTTCGGAGGTTTGGCGCATTCGGCTGCTCAATTTGGTTGCAGTGCAACTTGTGGTGATCGGTAGCATTGCTGTGCTGCAGCGATTGGGCTGGGTGTGGAGCCCAAGCCCCTGGATCGAGGAAAGTCCAGCACGCGTCACCAGCTGGTTTGCGTACCCCAATGCTGCGGCACTCTACGTCGCGCCACTCACTGCCTACCTTTTTGGCGCGGCAATCCGCTTACGAGAGCGCATTTCGGTGGTTCATTCCAGCCTGTGGATAACTGCCGCACTTTTTGGCTTTTTCACCTGTTTCTTGGTCTACTCGCGCGGCGCACTCTTCGCCCTTGGGGTTGGGATTGTCCTGACCAGCTTTTGGGCAGCACATCGGAAGCGTTGGTGGACGGTCATCGCGCTGGTCATCGTCGTTGGCTTGCTGCTCCCCGCAACGCGCCAGGTAGTAACCAAAGTTTTGACCAAGCAAGACACTTCCACCGACGTGCGGTCTGTCCTCTGGCAAGGGACGTGGCGTGTGGTGCGTGCCGAACCAATTTCCGGCGCTGGCTTGGGCGGGTTTCCCGTTGCGTACCAGAAGTACAAGCTCCCACAGCACATTGAATTTTTGCAGTACCCGCACAATGCACTCCTGAATGTATGGACTGAACTTGGGATACTGGGCGTCGTGGCGAGCTGCATAGGCGTTTTCGGGCTTGGTGTAGCCCTTTTTCGGGGCTTGCGCAGGCGGGATCCGTGGGCAGTACCTGCACTCATTGCGTGGAGCGTGCTGCTCATCCATGGAATGATTGATGTACCGTACTTCAAAAATGATTTGGCAGTTCTGGCAGTGCTCCTGGCTGCACTGACGGTGTGTGCGCCAACCGGAGAAAACAAAAACGTCGTTCGCCACTGA
- a CDS encoding lycopene cyclase domain-containing protein: protein MQPVTILMLLLLPVLGCFFAIHYELSFFTNVILMYLVPGLYLTLRKANWRQAAQHATFALLIPFPFAFVVDYIGTVSNLWYVPHTFLPWRIYGVIPLEDFVWMACGVYTIITCYTFFSNKAQDKLAPRKLLYFCAIAAIGLAVFCMSSTVYPELFVWHGSFAYLTLGLTFAGIPTAILMMRFWRAYAKVGYLIVYFLFLTFLLEYTETFLGQWLFHGNYAIQKLTFFGTPGIPYEEFFFVGVVEVLAAVGFYTFFTERERAPHPW, encoded by the coding sequence ATGCAACCTGTGACGATACTCATGCTGCTACTACTCCCCGTCCTCGGATGTTTTTTCGCGATTCACTACGAACTTTCATTTTTCACAAATGTCATACTCATGTACCTTGTTCCTGGATTGTACCTCACCTTGCGCAAGGCAAATTGGCGTCAAGCTGCGCAACACGCAACTTTTGCGTTACTGATCCCATTCCCGTTTGCATTTGTCGTTGACTATATTGGAACCGTAAGCAATCTGTGGTATGTTCCGCATACATTCCTACCCTGGCGAATCTACGGTGTGATTCCTTTGGAAGATTTTGTTTGGATGGCCTGTGGAGTCTACACCATAATTACCTGCTACACATTTTTTTCAAACAAGGCGCAAGACAAACTAGCGCCTCGAAAACTTCTCTACTTCTGCGCAATAGCAGCAATTGGCTTGGCTGTCTTTTGTATGAGCAGCACGGTGTACCCGGAACTGTTTGTGTGGCACGGTTCGTTTGCCTATCTTACGCTCGGCCTCACGTTCGCTGGCATTCCAACGGCTATACTCATGATGCGCTTCTGGCGCGCATACGCAAAAGTAGGCTACCTTATCGTCTATTTTCTCTTCCTGACGTTCCTCCTTGAATACACCGAGACCTTCCTGGGACAGTGGCTGTTTCACGGAAACTACGCAATCCAAAAGCTCACTTTTTTCGGCACTCCCGGAATTCCATATGAAGAATTTTTTTTCGTCGGGGTAGTGGAGGTACTTGCTGCAGTTGGTTTTTACACTTTTTTCACCGAAAGAGAACGAGCACCTCATCCCTGGTAA
- a CDS encoding phage holin family protein, with the protein MMLLLRWVINALLVLLIAYVVPGIHVASFWNALWVAVAFGIINAVVRPILLVLTLPISLITLGLFTLVLNAALFWFVSTVVKGFTVDSFMAAFVGSLILWVASFVTNRLLHTAKAVV; encoded by the coding sequence ATGATGCTCCTCCTCCGCTGGGTTATCAATGCACTCCTCGTCCTGCTCATTGCCTACGTTGTGCCAGGAATCCACGTGGCATCGTTCTGGAATGCCCTGTGGGTGGCGGTGGCTTTTGGTATTATCAATGCGGTAGTTCGGCCTATTTTGCTGGTTCTGACCCTGCCGATTTCCCTAATTACCTTGGGTTTATTCACCCTGGTGCTCAATGCGGCGCTCTTCTGGTTCGTCAGTACCGTGGTGAAAGGCTTTACGGTGGATAGTTTTATGGCCGCTTTTGTGGGTTCTTTGATCCTGTGGGTAGCCAGCTTTGTGACTAATCGGCTGCTCCACACCGCCAAAGCAGTGGTCTAG
- a CDS encoding response regulator, whose product MALSTPTTKQPRPQRIIVVDDDAPVSNLFKKELTALGYNVEVASNGEEGLQLAQRQKPNLMILDLIMPKLGGRELLEKLRAGKTTFSIPVMIVSHLDSNIEREKCAELGVECFIVKHKSSVADIINQARTILQRR is encoded by the coding sequence ATGGCGCTTTCTACCCCAACTACCAAGCAACCTCGACCACAACGAATCATTGTCGTCGACGACGACGCTCCGGTTTCTAATCTCTTCAAGAAGGAACTGACAGCACTTGGGTACAACGTGGAAGTCGCCTCAAACGGCGAAGAGGGGCTGCAATTGGCACAGCGCCAGAAACCAAACCTCATGATCCTTGACCTCATCATGCCAAAACTTGGTGGCCGAGAACTCCTCGAGAAACTACGGGCAGGAAAGACAACCTTCTCCATCCCGGTGATGATTGTCTCCCACTTAGATAGCAATATTGAACGAGAGAAATGTGCAGAACTTGGCGTTGAGTGCTTCATCGTCAAGCATAAAAGCTCAGTCGCAGACATTATCAACCAGGCGCGTACCATCCTGCAACGTCGCTAG
- a CDS encoding ABC transporter ATP-binding protein → MATKPLITVKNVIKEFRLGKEPVRILKDVSLEIMPEQFVILLGPSGSGKSTLLHTLLGLEHPTSGQVTIAGERLDLKKPDDLARFRLHRIGIVYQKSDWIRSLTVLDNVAFPLAIMGVKRSEREARAMALLKKFDMDQRAKFIPSELSGGQQQKVQLARALVNDPSILVADEPTGNLDTESAEKVMQTFKQLNEEKKLTIIMVTHNMEYVHYASQTIYVRDGKILSGTGTFLS, encoded by the coding sequence ATGGCCACAAAGCCGCTCATCACGGTCAAAAATGTCATTAAAGAATTCCGCTTGGGCAAAGAGCCCGTGCGTATTCTCAAAGATGTGTCGCTGGAAATTATGCCGGAGCAATTTGTGATTCTCCTGGGCCCGTCTGGCAGTGGGAAGTCTACCCTGTTGCATACCCTCCTGGGCTTGGAGCATCCCACGAGTGGACAGGTGACCATCGCGGGTGAACGCTTGGATCTGAAAAAACCAGACGACCTGGCGCGCTTTCGCTTGCACCGCATTGGGATTGTGTACCAGAAGTCAGACTGGATTCGCTCGCTCACGGTGCTGGACAACGTCGCCTTCCCCTTAGCAATCATGGGCGTGAAACGGAGTGAACGGGAAGCACGCGCCATGGCGCTGCTCAAAAAGTTTGACATGGATCAGCGGGCAAAATTTATTCCCTCCGAACTCTCTGGTGGTCAGCAGCAGAAAGTCCAGCTCGCCCGTGCATTGGTGAATGACCCTTCGATCCTCGTCGCCGATGAACCAACCGGCAACCTGGATACGGAGTCTGCGGAAAAAGTGATGCAAACCTTTAAACAACTAAATGAAGAAAAGAAATTGACCATTATCATGGTCACCCACAACATGGAGTACGTGCACTACGCTTCCCAAACCATTTACGTGCGCGATGGGAAAATCCTCTCTGGCACCGGTACGTTCCTGAGCTAA
- a CDS encoding FtsX-like permease family protein encodes MKFGYIIYLAASSLRMRKLRSFLTIGGMAIGIGAIVFLVSLGFGLQALIVSRVTNVAAITVLDVSVGASTILKINEESLKKFRALPNVISVSSSISQSGQVVRGESVTDIALYGVQAQYLTIEGVVTNFGTTYTSDDEQSAIVSATAAELLGAKVPQDLLGQKVTMRIVLPDTGPVEQERSLVNTNASTANTNGNTNTSTSSIKTKDVEVKIVGIVPSDNSLAYMPLKIFTDAGITNFNLARVKLDTRENLAAARTAIEAQGYQVDSVADTVGQIDRIFFIFQIVMFIFGLIAMLIASLGAFNTLTVSLLERTREVGIMKSLGTTSRHIYILFLSEALLIGVLGGISGLIVGTAFGELVNYIINRLAARLGGQAVDLFTIPFIFLLIIAGIIILVGLITGLYPARRAAKINALDALRYE; translated from the coding sequence ATGAAATTCGGCTACATCATTTACTTAGCTGCCTCCAGCCTCCGCATGCGGAAGCTCCGGTCATTCCTGACCATCGGCGGCATGGCCATTGGCATTGGCGCCATCGTCTTTTTAGTAAGCTTAGGCTTTGGCTTGCAAGCGCTCATTGTGAGCCGTGTCACGAACGTCGCGGCCATTACCGTACTTGATGTCAGCGTCGGTGCTTCAACCATCTTAAAAATTAATGAGGAATCACTGAAAAAATTCCGTGCATTGCCAAACGTCATTAGCGTCAGCTCCTCAATCTCTCAATCAGGACAAGTGGTGCGCGGCGAATCAGTGACGGACATTGCGCTCTACGGCGTGCAGGCACAGTACCTAACCATCGAAGGTGTCGTCACCAACTTTGGCACAACCTACACATCAGACGATGAGCAGAGTGCGATTGTGAGCGCAACCGCCGCAGAACTCTTAGGTGCAAAAGTGCCGCAAGACCTCCTGGGGCAAAAGGTGACGATGCGTATTGTCCTTCCCGACACCGGTCCGGTGGAACAAGAACGATCCCTGGTCAACACAAATGCTTCCACGGCAAATACTAATGGCAACACGAACACCAGCACGAGTTCTATTAAGACGAAAGATGTGGAGGTAAAAATTGTTGGTATTGTGCCGAGTGATAATAGTTTAGCCTACATGCCGCTGAAAATTTTTACCGATGCAGGCATAACCAATTTCAACTTAGCCCGGGTCAAACTGGATACCCGAGAAAATCTTGCTGCGGCCAGAACGGCTATTGAAGCGCAGGGGTACCAAGTAGACTCCGTGGCAGATACGGTTGGGCAAATTGACCGCATTTTCTTCATCTTCCAGATTGTCATGTTCATCTTCGGCCTCATCGCCATGCTCATTGCCTCATTGGGCGCCTTCAACACCCTGACGGTGTCCTTGCTGGAACGCACGCGCGAGGTGGGCATTATGAAGTCCTTGGGCACCACCAGCCGACACATTTACATCCTCTTCCTTTCCGAAGCCTTGCTCATTGGTGTCTTGGGTGGCATTTCCGGACTCATCGTTGGTACTGCCTTTGGCGAACTAGTGAACTACATCATCAACCGACTGGCTGCGCGCTTGGGTGGGCAAGCCGTAGACCTGTTCACCATTCCCTTCATCTTCCTGCTCATTATCGCCGGCATCATCATTCTCGTGGGTTTGATCACCGGACTCTATCCTGCGCGTCGCGCTGCAAAAATCAACGCGCTCGATGCACTTCGCTACGAGTAA
- a CDS encoding NUDIX hydrolase: protein MFYNFCPKCGHTYSHTENPHALECSHCHFTFFQHSKPTASVLIVDGRKLLLGKRRVEPSKGQWDVIGGFLEYGESPSAGAAREAKEETGLDVETHDFLGFFMDTYGSEKEATLNMCFVGTVVGGELTPGDDIAELRWFAISDIPKAIAFQNGRDMIDAWLAQLSP from the coding sequence ATGTTCTACAACTTCTGTCCAAAGTGCGGACATACATACTCGCATACGGAGAACCCGCACGCACTGGAGTGTAGTCATTGCCATTTTACTTTTTTTCAACACTCAAAACCCACTGCGAGTGTGCTCATTGTTGATGGTCGGAAACTCCTGTTAGGCAAACGCCGAGTAGAGCCATCAAAGGGACAATGGGATGTTATCGGTGGGTTCTTGGAGTATGGCGAATCCCCGTCTGCAGGAGCAGCACGAGAAGCAAAGGAGGAAACTGGCCTCGATGTTGAGACGCATGATTTCTTAGGCTTTTTTATGGATACGTACGGTTCAGAAAAAGAAGCCACATTGAACATGTGCTTTGTGGGCACTGTTGTGGGCGGTGAACTTACGCCAGGTGATGATATTGCAGAACTTCGGTGGTTTGCCATTTCGGATATCCCAAAAGCAATCGCCTTTCAAAATGGCCGCGACATGATTGATGCTTGGCTAGCGCAACTTTCTCCGTAG